A single region of the bacterium genome encodes:
- a CDS encoding ion channel: protein MRRQRLFADHRGAWRLGAALAALIVGSCALFWWLERGQGQLRTPLDLVYWWVVTTTTVGYGDISPHTQGGKLVVILVVLAGVTVVATVAARVGGAFLQKRLLQWRGFGRMDHLGGHTLVCGWSEDLDGILQALVEHGPGIRADQIVLVCGQELDRLTALKSRPELSGLHLVSGDVTRVADLERAGAARAATALILADDLDPAPDSRTLLAVMAFRQLNREAHLCAEVREQRFVRYVVEAGADELIDPGAFRRAMAAQVLASPGMGRVFEDLLRVDHGVRMGFEEIPASLVGQSYTELNRRYVEREGVTLIGLLENVGSPLQIKREALREAQKTPDVSRLVNRLREAKQVQAHHPVLCPAPDHPLRPHTLAVVVRRSTGEDPT from the coding sequence ATGAGACGACAGCGGCTGTTCGCGGACCATCGCGGCGCGTGGCGGCTGGGCGCGGCGCTGGCCGCTCTCATCGTCGGCAGCTGCGCCCTGTTCTGGTGGCTGGAGCGCGGCCAGGGTCAACTGCGCACCCCGCTCGATCTTGTCTACTGGTGGGTTGTCACCACCACCACCGTGGGATATGGCGACATCTCGCCGCACACGCAGGGCGGCAAACTGGTGGTCATCCTGGTCGTCCTCGCCGGCGTGACAGTGGTGGCCACCGTGGCGGCCCGGGTAGGAGGCGCCTTCCTGCAGAAGCGGCTACTGCAATGGAGAGGATTCGGACGCATGGACCATCTGGGCGGACACACGCTTGTCTGCGGTTGGAGCGAAGACCTGGACGGGATTCTCCAGGCCCTGGTGGAGCATGGCCCTGGCATCCGCGCCGACCAGATCGTGCTGGTGTGCGGCCAGGAACTGGACCGCCTGACGGCGCTGAAGAGCCGGCCCGAGCTGTCCGGCCTCCATCTTGTCTCCGGCGACGTCACCCGGGTGGCGGACCTGGAGCGCGCCGGGGCGGCGCGGGCGGCCACGGCCCTGATCCTGGCCGACGACCTGGACCCGGCGCCCGACTCGCGCACCCTCCTTGCCGTCATGGCCTTCCGTCAACTCAACCGCGAAGCCCATCTCTGCGCCGAGGTGCGCGAGCAGCGCTTCGTGCGCTACGTGGTGGAAGCCGGGGCCGACGAGCTGATCGACCCCGGAGCCTTCCGCCGGGCCATGGCGGCCCAGGTCCTGGCCTCGCCGGGCATGGGCCGCGTCTTCGAGGACCTGCTGCGGGTGGATCACGGCGTCCGCATGGGCTTCGAGGAGATCCCCGCCTCGCTGGTTGGACAGAGTTACACGGAGTTGAATCGTCGCTATGTGGAACGGGAGGGCGTGACTCTCATCGGCCTGCTGGAGAATGTGGGCAGCCCGCTGCAGATCAAGCGGGAGGCCCTGCGCGAGGCGCAGAAGACACCGGATGTCAGCCGCTTGGTCAACCGCCTGCGGGAGGCCAAACAAGTGCAAGCCCACCATCCCGTCCTCTGCCCCGCGCCCGACCATCCCTTGCGGCCGCACACCTTGGCCGTGGTGGTGCGGCGTTCCACCGGGGAGGACCCGACATGA
- a CDS encoding cyclic nucleotide-binding domain-containing protein, with translation MRITPETLPLLGAFPLTAPLAGDPAALELLAGILEERRYRAGDQIVHKGERGDCAFLLVDGEVEVLDYTMDREPYTRAVLDSAEHPLFGEVALVGDGERIATVEARTNCLCWVLRREAFERLGDQHPRVGLALLRHVAHLLAGHLQKTNRDVLHLFEALVLEIEQKAVGGR, from the coding sequence ATGAGGATTACTCCGGAGACGCTGCCGCTGCTCGGCGCCTTTCCCCTGACAGCGCCGCTGGCCGGCGATCCCGCCGCGCTGGAGTTGCTGGCCGGGATCTTGGAGGAGCGCCGGTACCGTGCCGGCGACCAGATCGTGCACAAGGGGGAGCGGGGCGATTGCGCCTTTCTGCTGGTGGACGGCGAGGTGGAAGTGCTGGACTACACGATGGACCGGGAGCCCTACACGCGGGCCGTCCTGGATTCGGCGGAGCATCCGCTCTTCGGCGAGGTGGCGCTTGTGGGAGACGGCGAGCGCATTGCCACGGTGGAGGCGCGCACGAACTGTCTCTGCTGGGTGCTGCGCCGGGAGGCCTTCGAAAGGCTGGGCGACCAGCACCCCCGCGTGGGACTGGCCTTGCTCCGCCACGTGGCGCACCTGCTGGCGGGGCATCTGCAGAAGACCAATCGGGATGTCCTTCACCTCTTTGAAGCCCTGGTGCTGGAGATCGAGCAAAAGGCGGTGGGCGGCCGCTGA